The Manihot esculenta cultivar AM560-2 chromosome 1, M.esculenta_v8, whole genome shotgun sequence genome has a window encoding:
- the LOC110608343 gene encoding SNF1-related protein kinase regulatory subunit beta-1 has product MGNVNGREGGGNRADENGSNGESIIQAAYSHQAAAVVSSDSVTNISNNSNNIYSNTTPPHSPARSASPLLFAPQVPVAPLQRPDGPPFLNQMWRNESPRVVDHPSEQGIPTIISWNYGGNEVFLEGSWDNWMSRKQLQRSGKDHSILMVLPSGIYHYKFIVDGEWRYIPDLPFVADEMGCVCNLLDVNNNVPENLDSVAEFEVPPSPDSTYGQSFPTEEDFAKEPLVVPQQLHLTVLDMENSNEDSSSSKPQHVVLNHLFIEKGWASQSLVALGLTHRFQSKFVTVVLYKPVKR; this is encoded by the exons ATGGGAAATGTAAACGGGAGAGAAGGAGGAGGAAATAGGGCTGATGAAAACGGATCCAACGGTGAATCAATCATCCAAGCCGCCTATTCTCATCAAGCAGCTGCAGTTGTTTCTTCTGATTCCGTGACTAATATTAGCAACAATAGTAACAATATTTACAGTAATACGACGCCGCCTCACAGCCCTGCTCGTTCCGCTTCTCCTCTTCTGTTCGCTCCTCAG GTTCCTGTAGCTCCCTTGCAGAGGCCTGACGGCCCTCCTTTTCTAAATCAGATGTGGAGAAATGAGTCTCCTAGAGTTGTTGATCATCCTTCTGAGCAAGGTATCCCAACCATAATCTCCTGGAACTATGGTGGCAATGAAGTGTTTTTGGAAGGATCTTGGGATAACTGGATGTCTAG GAAGCAATTGCAAAGATCTGGTAAGGATCACTCTATTCTAATGGTCCTTCCATCAGGGATATACCATTATAAGTTCATTGTAGATGGGGAGTGGAGATATATTCCAGATCTTCCTTTTGTAGCTGATGAGATGGGCTGTGTTTGTAATCTTCTTGACGTTAAT AACAATGTGCCAGAAAACCTAGATAGCGTGGCTGAATTTGAGGTTCCACCTTCTCCAGACTCCACTTATGGTCAGTCATTTCCGACCGAGGAAGATTTTGCCAAAGAGCCGTTAGTTGTTCCACAACAGCTACATCTTACAGTCCTCGATATGGAGAATTCAAATGAAGATTCTTCATCATCGAAGCCCCAACATGTTGTGCTCAACCACCTTTTTATAGAGAAAGGATGGGCATCCCAGTCTCTAGTTGCTTTGGGACTGACTCATAGATTCCAGTCCAAATTTGTAACTGTTGTGCTTTATAAGCCTGTCAAACGGTAG